One genomic region from Leifsonia poae encodes:
- a CDS encoding ADP-ribosylglycohydrolase family protein — translation MPDLDARIHGGLLGLAIGDAIGLPADYHRSIRSPWVRSRLWEASADLDRSRVSRPLLPFVLSSTDEPRLVPTDDTEAAVLALRVLLDTTDHGDGALFTGWSRHALAEDAWGGVAERSAAINAGRGLLPPHTGNDNPADISDSAVPAGLAIGLAFAGEPELAADHAERWASITHARDGVWAAVAAAVATALLAAGATADDALAQAVATIPVGSWLATDLTRLAEIDLGDPFLALPRLLEVASPRAYSAGGSAPETLPLAFALFRATLDRPTTAIPFASTISRHSDSLPAFVGALVGAHHGASAFGDTWPGALDEVHGLFYPTLAGQTLTGLTAELIARATHRA, via the coding sequence GTGCCTGACCTCGACGCCCGCATCCACGGCGGACTGCTCGGTCTCGCCATCGGCGACGCCATCGGTCTTCCCGCCGACTACCACCGCTCGATCCGCTCGCCCTGGGTGCGCTCCCGACTGTGGGAGGCGAGCGCCGACCTCGACCGATCGCGTGTCTCCCGCCCGCTCCTGCCGTTCGTGCTGAGCAGCACGGACGAGCCGCGGCTGGTGCCGACCGACGACACGGAGGCCGCCGTCCTGGCTCTGCGCGTTCTGCTCGACACGACCGACCACGGCGATGGCGCCCTCTTCACCGGCTGGTCGCGCCACGCTCTGGCCGAAGACGCCTGGGGCGGTGTCGCGGAGCGGTCCGCGGCGATCAACGCCGGTCGGGGACTGCTACCGCCGCACACCGGGAACGACAACCCCGCCGACATCTCCGACAGCGCCGTTCCGGCCGGCCTCGCGATCGGGCTGGCGTTCGCCGGCGAACCGGAACTGGCCGCCGACCACGCGGAACGGTGGGCGAGCATCACCCATGCACGCGATGGCGTCTGGGCCGCGGTCGCCGCTGCCGTCGCCACCGCGCTGCTCGCGGCCGGCGCCACGGCCGACGATGCCCTGGCACAGGCGGTCGCGACGATCCCGGTCGGCTCCTGGCTCGCCACCGATCTCACTCGCCTCGCCGAGATCGATCTCGGCGACCCGTTCCTCGCCCTCCCCCGCCTTCTGGAGGTCGCAAGCCCCCGGGCCTACAGTGCGGGCGGCTCCGCCCCGGAGACACTGCCCTTGGCCTTCGCGCTCTTCCGCGCCACGCTCGACCGGCCGACCACGGCCATCCCGTTCGCGTCGACGATCAGCCGGCACAGCGACAGCCTCCCCGCGTTCGTGGGAGCCCTGGTCGGCGCCCACCACGGCGCGTCGGCGTTCGGCGACACCTGGCCCGGCGCGCTCGACGAGGTGCACGGCCTGTTCTATCCGACGCTCGCTGGTCAGACCCTCACCGGGCTGACCGCCGAGCTCATCGCCCGGGCCACGCACCGCGCCTGA
- a CDS encoding LacI family DNA-binding transcriptional regulator codes for MPITRPVLADVARLAGVSAMTVSNVMTGKPGVAAATRQKVTAAADELGYVPNVAARGLARGRTNLIGVLSHDLTVQYSWEIVRGITDELAEAGLEILISATYQDSSRELERVRFLSSGVVDGLLLIGPVLDAETSDAIAAAAVPAVIVDPRLLHSSLPNISADNHGGALAATRHLIAKGHRRIGIIEGDPEFDSSRERRRGYLDALDEAGIRSDDSLAIAGDFTQAGGFAAATELLDLAQPPTAIFATADVSAMGAIDAARSRGMDVPRNLSVVGFDDIPQASVAFPALTTVRQQLEKSGREAVRLLIRLIEGVPSQPALSVELPTTLIERETVAPFTPNGGEER; via the coding sequence ATGCCGATCACCCGGCCCGTACTTGCGGATGTCGCCCGGCTGGCGGGCGTCTCCGCCATGACCGTGTCCAACGTGATGACGGGCAAACCCGGCGTGGCCGCGGCGACACGGCAAAAGGTCACCGCAGCGGCCGACGAGCTCGGCTACGTTCCGAACGTCGCCGCGCGCGGGCTGGCTCGCGGGCGGACAAACCTCATCGGCGTCCTCAGTCACGATCTGACGGTGCAGTACTCCTGGGAGATCGTGAGGGGCATCACCGACGAGCTGGCCGAAGCCGGGCTCGAGATCCTCATCTCCGCCACCTACCAGGATTCGTCGCGCGAACTGGAGCGGGTGCGATTCCTGTCGTCGGGCGTCGTCGACGGCCTGCTCCTCATCGGCCCCGTGCTCGATGCCGAGACGAGCGACGCCATCGCTGCCGCCGCCGTGCCCGCGGTGATCGTCGACCCGAGGCTGCTCCACTCGTCACTACCGAATATCTCTGCCGACAACCACGGCGGCGCACTCGCGGCCACACGACACCTCATCGCCAAGGGGCACCGGAGGATCGGGATCATCGAAGGCGATCCCGAATTCGATTCGTCGCGCGAGCGCCGTCGCGGTTACCTCGACGCTCTCGACGAGGCCGGAATCCGATCCGACGACAGCCTCGCCATCGCCGGCGACTTCACCCAGGCGGGTGGATTCGCGGCCGCGACCGAACTCCTCGACCTCGCACAGCCGCCGACCGCGATCTTCGCCACCGCCGACGTCTCCGCGATGGGGGCGATCGACGCGGCACGCTCGCGCGGGATGGACGTGCCGCGCAACCTCTCCGTCGTCGGCTTCGACGACATCCCACAGGCATCCGTCGCCTTTCCCGCACTGACCACCGTGCGACAGCAGCTCGAGAAGTCCGGCCGCGAGGCGGTTCGTCTCCTCATCCGCCTCATCGAGGGGGTGCCCTCGCAGCCGGCACTCTCCGTCGAACTCCCCACAACACTGATCGAAAGGGAAACCGTGGCACCATTCACCCCGAACGGAGGAGAAGAACGATGA
- a CDS encoding extracellular solute-binding protein, with amino-acid sequence MTDAFVMSYFTSASEALHLATSADGVSWTPLNGGAPVLRSEVGAGVIRDPYIARGSDGRFHLLATNGWNSTSIVHAASDDLVEWDAQTLVPVMSTVPFAQNSWAPEFFIDPDTGLHHVVWSSSLHPNSAAWQDAARDSTMDHRIWTASTADFVTWSEPSIFFDPGYTVIDASVIPDGNRFLMVFKDERGDNRTREGYKGLRTVTFDRPGQPFSSPSDLITRQPAEGPTLFRAGGGLMLMFDLFLDGEYAALRGDGAGHWVAVDGFEGAPGRGTVPFSRSPSMNFSDSKEAQLFEPEKPHHSLRRVTDATTQSHERFDPIMKLSAKRLIAMGVAAAIVPLGLTACSSGGSSSSDTLTVVSWKGEGTNVGGMPDINKAFEKAYPNIKLDFKYVDSASYDTYNNPRLAGGNAADVLMLDRAHMLSWSKQGFLADLSSQSWVSRMDPALKPFNQVDGKTYQFNAESVPIGLYANTDLLKQAGIDSVPTTWDGFLTDLKTLKSKNLGGFIVPNKGAWMGEQLSLLLAAQHVKTDWPAQYDAGKATFDPSWTPVVDQIKQLFSTGVVDPQLSLGLDPNVDGIPQFEAGKWAFMVQGSWALGAVTSAAKFPVTMNAFPGGDTAKAFNFVGSGWGINAKAKNKSAAETYINFLTKPSTATIFLKAENAFSTLTDVPSPTSDAFAPISASQKSGDIVPSFAEALNAPDAEVGIQKGIENIFANPTAPASATITMLNSLVKPTALN; translated from the coding sequence ATGACCGACGCGTTCGTCATGTCCTACTTCACCTCCGCCTCCGAGGCCCTCCACCTCGCGACGAGTGCGGACGGCGTCTCGTGGACCCCGTTGAACGGCGGCGCGCCCGTTCTGCGATCGGAGGTCGGGGCCGGGGTCATCCGGGATCCGTACATCGCGCGCGGCTCCGACGGCCGCTTCCACCTGCTCGCCACGAATGGGTGGAATTCGACCTCGATCGTTCACGCCGCCTCCGACGATCTCGTCGAATGGGATGCGCAGACGCTCGTCCCCGTGATGTCCACGGTGCCGTTCGCCCAGAACTCCTGGGCCCCCGAGTTCTTCATCGACCCGGACACCGGCCTGCACCACGTCGTGTGGTCGTCGTCGCTGCATCCGAACAGCGCCGCCTGGCAGGACGCCGCTCGCGACTCCACGATGGACCATCGCATCTGGACGGCGTCGACCGCCGACTTCGTCACCTGGTCTGAGCCGTCGATCTTCTTCGACCCCGGATACACCGTCATCGACGCCTCGGTGATCCCCGACGGGAATCGGTTCCTGATGGTGTTCAAAGACGAACGCGGCGACAACCGCACGCGAGAAGGCTATAAGGGGCTTCGGACCGTGACCTTCGACCGTCCCGGGCAGCCGTTCTCATCCCCGTCCGACCTCATCACCCGTCAACCGGCCGAAGGCCCCACTCTGTTCCGGGCCGGCGGCGGGCTGATGCTGATGTTCGACCTCTTCCTCGACGGCGAATACGCCGCACTCCGCGGTGACGGAGCCGGCCACTGGGTCGCGGTCGACGGATTCGAGGGCGCCCCGGGGCGCGGCACGGTGCCGTTCTCACGGTCACCCTCGATGAACTTCTCCGACTCGAAAGAGGCACAACTCTTCGAGCCGGAGAAGCCCCACCACTCGCTTCGGCGAGTGACTGATGCAACGACGCAATCACACGAAAGGTTCGACCCGATCATGAAACTCAGTGCAAAACGACTCATCGCGATGGGAGTGGCCGCAGCAATCGTACCGCTCGGCCTCACCGCATGTTCGTCCGGCGGATCCAGCAGCAGCGACACGCTCACCGTCGTCAGCTGGAAGGGCGAGGGAACGAATGTCGGCGGGATGCCCGACATCAACAAGGCGTTCGAGAAGGCGTACCCGAACATCAAGCTCGACTTCAAATACGTCGACTCGGCCTCGTACGACACCTACAACAACCCCCGGCTCGCCGGCGGGAACGCCGCAGACGTGCTCATGCTCGACCGCGCCCACATGCTCTCCTGGAGCAAGCAGGGCTTCCTCGCCGATCTGTCGAGCCAGTCCTGGGTTTCGAGGATGGACCCGGCGCTGAAGCCGTTCAACCAGGTCGACGGCAAGACCTATCAATTCAATGCGGAGAGCGTGCCGATCGGGCTGTACGCGAACACCGACCTGCTCAAGCAGGCCGGCATCGACAGCGTGCCCACCACCTGGGACGGCTTCCTGACGGACCTGAAGACGCTGAAGAGCAAGAACCTCGGCGGCTTCATCGTCCCCAACAAGGGCGCCTGGATGGGTGAACAGCTCTCCCTGCTCCTCGCCGCACAGCACGTCAAGACGGACTGGCCGGCACAGTACGACGCAGGAAAGGCCACGTTCGACCCGTCGTGGACCCCGGTGGTGGATCAGATCAAGCAGCTGTTCAGCACCGGCGTCGTCGACCCGCAGCTCTCCCTCGGACTCGACCCGAACGTCGACGGCATCCCGCAGTTCGAGGCGGGCAAGTGGGCGTTCATGGTGCAGGGGTCGTGGGCGCTCGGCGCCGTCACCAGCGCGGCGAAGTTCCCGGTGACGATGAACGCCTTCCCCGGCGGCGACACGGCCAAGGCCTTCAACTTCGTGGGCTCCGGGTGGGGCATCAACGCGAAGGCGAAGAATAAGTCGGCGGCCGAGACGTACATCAACTTCCTCACGAAGCCGTCCACCGCGACGATCTTCCTCAAGGCGGAGAATGCGTTCAGCACGCTGACCGATGTGCCCTCGCCCACCTCGGATGCTTTCGCCCCCATCTCGGCCAGCCAGAAGTCCGGCGATATCGTCCCCTCCTTCGCGGAGGCGCTCAACGCCCCCGACGCAGAGGTCGGCATCCAGAAGGGAATCGAGAACATCTTCGCCAACCCGACGGCGCCCGCTTCCGCCACCATCACCATGCTCAACTCGTTGGTCAAACCCACCGCGCTGAACTGA
- a CDS encoding carbohydrate ABC transporter permease — translation MRLTRTTAWIFVIPALVLYLAFTVYPAISGIAISFTDRMGVVGGNFVGFDNYVQAFTDPAVLAALGNTLVFTVVTVVLQNVGALALAAWMQRHVRIRSFARVGTLVPSMMAFVAVGYIWTFIYSPLSGPLNVMLKAVGLGSLAKVWLGDPSTALLAIAVTNVWMYLGYSATIYLSGYLSIPETVLEAAQMDGARGWARFRSIEWPLLAPALTVSLTLSVIGSLRVFDLILVMTQGGPVNSTQSLSYVIYQESFSQLHFGYGTAIAVILLVLTVIVAFTLTTVLRRREVAW, via the coding sequence ATGAGACTGACCCGAACGACCGCGTGGATCTTCGTGATCCCCGCCCTCGTGCTCTACCTCGCCTTCACGGTGTATCCCGCCATCAGCGGAATCGCCATCAGCTTCACCGACCGCATGGGCGTGGTCGGCGGAAACTTCGTCGGCTTCGACAACTACGTGCAGGCGTTCACCGACCCCGCCGTTCTCGCCGCCCTGGGAAACACCCTCGTCTTCACGGTGGTGACGGTCGTGCTGCAGAACGTGGGCGCGCTGGCACTGGCCGCCTGGATGCAGCGTCACGTGCGCATCCGGAGCTTCGCGCGCGTCGGCACCCTGGTTCCGTCGATGATGGCCTTCGTCGCCGTCGGATACATCTGGACGTTCATCTACTCGCCGCTCTCCGGCCCGCTGAACGTCATGCTCAAGGCCGTGGGGCTCGGCTCGCTCGCCAAGGTGTGGCTCGGCGACCCATCTACTGCGCTCCTCGCGATCGCCGTGACGAATGTGTGGATGTACCTCGGATACTCCGCCACCATCTACCTCTCCGGCTACCTCTCCATCCCCGAGACCGTCCTCGAAGCCGCCCAGATGGACGGCGCCCGCGGCTGGGCGCGCTTCCGGTCGATCGAGTGGCCGCTACTGGCACCGGCGTTGACAGTGAGCCTGACCCTGTCGGTGATCGGATCGCTGCGGGTGTTCGACCTCATCCTGGTCATGACCCAGGGCGGCCCCGTCAATTCGACGCAGTCGCTCAGCTACGTGATCTACCAGGAGAGCTTCAGCCAACTGCACTTCGGGTACGGAACGGCGATCGCCGTCATCCTCCTCGTGCTCACCGTGATCGTGGCCTTCACGCTCACCACCGTTCTGCGCCGACGGGAGGTCGCCTGGTGA
- a CDS encoding carbohydrate ABC transporter permease, whose protein sequence is MTTIKTRPDIRFAPPTAHPSERRRVRPGRIVSATLLLLVTVVILLPVILLLVNSVRTDGDVAAHPIGFPSPFAWGNYAFVFDQMNYLRSIGNTLLIAASSVVLIIITASAAAWAIARHVRRWTRAMYQLFIAGLTIPVFVITTPLYILMQQLGLLDTYIAPILIYTAFNLPFALFFYVSFLRSIPEELEDAAAIDGCGPFRTFWHVIFPLLRPATATVIIFVILNIWNDVTIPLLFLTSDDLKTVTLSVYSFVGTNGTVQASQLFPAVVLATAPLVAVFLFLQRHIVAGITAGVGK, encoded by the coding sequence GTGACCACGATCAAGACCCGCCCCGACATTCGATTTGCGCCGCCGACCGCGCACCCGTCAGAACGACGACGCGTACGCCCCGGCCGGATCGTCAGCGCGACCCTCCTCCTGCTTGTGACCGTCGTCATCCTGCTGCCCGTCATCCTGCTCCTCGTGAACTCAGTGCGCACCGACGGCGATGTCGCAGCCCACCCGATCGGATTCCCTTCCCCCTTCGCCTGGGGAAACTACGCCTTCGTCTTCGACCAGATGAATTATCTGCGCAGCATCGGCAACACCCTGCTCATCGCCGCCTCATCGGTGGTGCTGATCATCATCACCGCGTCGGCCGCCGCCTGGGCGATCGCCCGGCATGTGCGCCGCTGGACCCGGGCGATGTACCAGCTCTTCATCGCCGGCTTGACGATCCCGGTGTTCGTGATCACGACCCCGCTCTACATCCTGATGCAGCAACTCGGCCTCCTCGACACCTACATCGCGCCGATCCTGATCTACACGGCGTTCAATCTGCCGTTCGCCCTCTTCTTCTACGTGAGCTTTCTGCGAAGCATCCCCGAAGAACTCGAAGACGCAGCGGCGATCGACGGATGCGGTCCGTTCCGCACCTTTTGGCACGTCATCTTCCCGCTCCTGCGCCCAGCGACGGCCACGGTGATCATCTTCGTCATCCTCAACATCTGGAACGACGTCACCATCCCTCTTCTCTTCCTGACCTCCGATGACCTGAAAACAGTGACGCTCTCGGTGTACTCGTTCGTCGGCACGAACGGCACCGTCCAAGCCTCCCAGCTGTTCCCAGCCGTAGTGCTCGCGACTGCTCCTCTGGTCGCCGTGTTCCTGTTCTTGCAGCGGCACATCGTCGCCGGAATCACCGCCGGCGTCGGCAAATGA
- a CDS encoding LacI family DNA-binding transcriptional regulator encodes MSLSRPVLTDVARIAGVSPMTVSNVMNGKAVVAESTRRKVLDAAESIGYVPNIAARGLARGRTNLIGVISHDLTVQYAWSIVQGITNELADEGVELLLSVTYQDASREVERIRFLTSGLVDGVILIAPALEPEALTVLASSRVPAVVIDPRRLDVPLPRVIADNYAGARSAVDHLTSLGHRRIAIIDGDASFDSAAERHRGYADGLLAAGITPDPALTAVGDFTQSRGFAAALELLDQPLPPTAIFATADVSAMGAVDAARSLGLDVPRDLSVVGFDDIPQSAQSFPALTTVRQPLEVMGHRAVRMLIDLIDGGAATPDPVRLPTELVVRETVSPARTL; translated from the coding sequence GTGTCCCTCTCCCGTCCCGTCCTCACCGATGTCGCACGAATCGCCGGTGTGTCGCCGATGACGGTGTCCAATGTGATGAACGGCAAAGCCGTCGTCGCGGAGAGCACGCGGCGCAAGGTGCTCGACGCCGCTGAATCCATCGGCTACGTTCCCAACATCGCCGCGCGCGGGCTGGCCCGCGGCCGCACCAACCTCATCGGCGTGATCTCGCACGATCTCACCGTGCAGTATGCATGGTCGATCGTGCAGGGAATCACCAACGAGCTCGCCGATGAAGGCGTCGAGCTCCTGCTCTCGGTCACATACCAAGACGCGTCCCGTGAAGTCGAACGCATCCGTTTTCTCACAAGCGGCCTCGTCGACGGGGTGATCCTCATCGCTCCGGCACTCGAGCCCGAGGCCCTGACCGTTCTCGCCTCCTCCCGGGTTCCCGCCGTGGTCATCGATCCCCGCCGACTCGATGTGCCCCTCCCCCGGGTCATCGCCGACAACTACGCGGGCGCTCGGAGTGCGGTCGACCACCTCACCTCGCTCGGCCACCGACGGATCGCCATCATCGACGGGGATGCGAGCTTCGACTCGGCCGCCGAACGCCATCGCGGCTATGCCGACGGCCTCCTCGCCGCCGGCATCACCCCGGATCCCGCTCTGACGGCCGTCGGGGATTTCACCCAGAGCCGAGGGTTCGCCGCCGCCCTGGAACTCCTCGACCAGCCGTTGCCCCCCACCGCCATCTTCGCCACGGCGGATGTCTCGGCCATGGGCGCCGTCGACGCGGCACGGTCCCTCGGGCTCGACGTTCCCCGCGACCTGTCCGTCGTCGGCTTCGACGACATCCCCCAGTCCGCGCAGTCGTTCCCGGCTCTCACGACTGTGCGTCAGCCTCTGGAAGTCATGGGTCACCGGGCGGTGCGGATGCTCATCGACCTCATCGACGGCGGCGCCGCGACCCCGGATCCTGTTCGGCTCCCCACTGAACTCGTGGTGCGAGAGACCGTCTCTCCGGCCCGCACCCTCTAG
- a CDS encoding acetylxylan esterase produces MFTDLDEPALRAYRSALTRPVDFDEFWERTVQEARAAAVAPIVERVDCGLTTIDVFDVTFSGFAGQPVKAWLRVPAGAHGPLAAVVQFVGYGGGRGHAVDNLFWASAGFAHLQMDTRGQGSTWSTGDTSDDAVSGPAAPGFLTRGIDAPETLYYRRLMTDAVRAVDTARAHPTIDGIRVSVLGFSQGGGLALAAAALVPELHHAFAFVPFLCDIPRAVTITDNDPYREVGRYLAVHRDRAEGALRTLSYIDGVNFARGSHVPISFSAAMMDPTCPPSTVFGAYDAYAGRKDIRLWRYNSHEGGGIEDELAALAVLRRSAPA; encoded by the coding sequence GTGTTCACCGATCTCGATGAGCCCGCTCTGCGCGCCTACCGCAGCGCACTGACCAGACCGGTCGACTTCGACGAGTTCTGGGAGAGAACGGTGCAGGAGGCCCGCGCGGCCGCCGTCGCCCCGATCGTCGAGCGGGTCGACTGCGGACTGACAACGATCGACGTCTTCGACGTCACCTTCTCCGGGTTCGCCGGGCAGCCGGTCAAAGCCTGGTTGCGGGTGCCGGCGGGCGCGCACGGCCCGCTGGCGGCGGTCGTGCAGTTCGTCGGCTACGGAGGCGGGCGTGGCCACGCCGTCGACAACCTGTTCTGGGCCTCGGCGGGATTCGCGCATCTGCAGATGGATACGCGCGGCCAAGGCTCGACGTGGAGCACCGGGGACACTTCGGACGACGCCGTCTCCGGGCCGGCGGCTCCCGGCTTCCTCACCCGAGGCATCGACGCGCCCGAGACCCTCTACTACCGGCGCCTCATGACGGATGCGGTGCGCGCCGTCGACACGGCCCGAGCGCATCCCACCATCGACGGGATCCGCGTCTCGGTGCTCGGGTTCAGCCAGGGCGGCGGCCTCGCGCTCGCTGCGGCCGCGCTCGTGCCGGAACTCCACCACGCGTTCGCGTTCGTGCCCTTCCTCTGCGACATCCCGCGGGCGGTCACCATCACCGACAACGACCCGTATCGGGAGGTCGGCCGCTACCTCGCCGTGCACCGCGATCGCGCGGAGGGGGCGCTCCGCACGCTCTCCTACATCGACGGCGTCAACTTCGCCCGCGGATCCCATGTGCCGATCAGCTTCTCCGCGGCGATGATGGACCCCACCTGCCCGCCCTCGACCGTCTTCGGCGCGTACGACGCGTACGCGGGCCGGAAGGACATCCGGCTCTGGCGGTACAACAGCCACGAGGGCGGCGGGATCGAAGACGAGCTCGCGGCGCTCGCCGTGCTCCGGAGGAGCGCGCCCGCCTGA
- a CDS encoding carbohydrate ABC transporter permease — MRTETHPTPQRRRRPGRRAVLYIVLFVMAVPFLFPTWWMITSSFKTVNEIFAFPPSLIPLDPTMAAYVKAFTFQPFARQYFNSAYIAVVVTVVTMTISSMAGYAFARIRFPGQNVLFLVVLVGLLIPSEVTIVPLFQMFNTLGLVNTHWPLILVTSFGAPSVLATFIMRQFFISLPVELEEAARLDGLGRPAIWWRIAMPLARPALAAVAIFTFLNVWNLYLEPTVYLTSPELFTLPQALTRFVDAYSGPMWNVQLAAATMTAVPVLIVFVVAQRQFVQGLAQTGLKG; from the coding sequence ATGAGAACTGAAACGCACCCGACGCCCCAGCGGCGCCGACGACCCGGCCGACGCGCCGTGCTCTACATCGTGTTGTTCGTCATGGCGGTCCCGTTCCTCTTCCCGACGTGGTGGATGATCACCTCCTCGTTCAAGACCGTCAACGAGATCTTCGCCTTCCCGCCGTCCCTGATCCCGCTCGACCCGACAATGGCGGCCTACGTCAAGGCGTTCACCTTCCAGCCTTTCGCCCGTCAGTACTTCAACAGCGCATACATCGCGGTGGTGGTGACCGTCGTCACCATGACCATCTCGTCGATGGCGGGGTACGCTTTCGCGCGCATCCGCTTCCCCGGGCAGAATGTGCTGTTCCTCGTCGTGCTCGTCGGTCTCCTCATCCCCAGCGAGGTCACCATCGTCCCGCTGTTCCAGATGTTCAACACGCTCGGGCTGGTCAACACGCACTGGCCGCTCATCCTGGTGACCTCTTTCGGCGCGCCCAGCGTGCTGGCGACCTTCATCATGCGGCAGTTCTTCATCTCGCTCCCGGTCGAGCTCGAGGAGGCCGCCCGACTCGACGGGCTGGGACGTCCCGCGATCTGGTGGCGGATCGCGATGCCCCTGGCGCGTCCCGCACTGGCGGCTGTCGCGATCTTCACCTTCCTCAACGTATGGAATCTGTACTTGGAGCCGACGGTCTACCTCACATCGCCCGAACTGTTCACGCTCCCGCAGGCGCTCACCCGTTTCGTCGACGCCTACAGTGGACCCATGTGGAACGTTCAGCTCGCTGCGGCGACGATGACCGCCGTCCCCGTGCTGATCGTGTTCGTCGTCGCCCAGCGGCAGTTCGTGCAGGGTCTCGCGCAGACCGGCCTCAAAGGCTGA
- a CDS encoding carbohydrate ABC transporter permease: MIPVTDTAEASPARARARAGGSTARSTGRRFLTLRRRENLTGYLFIAPQLLGIVAFVLIPLGLVVYYSFHEWNVLSGTIQFVGADNYRQLLADPQIGEVLGVTAVFSVGLVCLNIPLALLLAVLLNRKGRGIAFFRTVFFSPVVVSIVAWTIVWGFLLQDNGGINGFLRVFHIEGPNWLQSGPTALAAVIVVQVFKNVGLNMILFLSALQGVPEELYEAGRVDGATAGTLFRRITLPLISPTILLTVIITIVGALQVFAQIAVLTAGGPGLSTTVLVYYLFQQAFDFHHFGYGSTLAILLFVIVLVLTVVQWQLRKRWVFYEN, from the coding sequence ATGATCCCGGTGACCGACACGGCCGAGGCTTCCCCGGCCCGGGCTCGCGCCCGGGCCGGGGGGTCGACGGCGCGCTCCACCGGCCGCCGCTTTCTCACCCTCCGACGACGCGAGAACCTCACCGGCTACCTGTTCATCGCGCCGCAGTTGCTGGGCATCGTCGCCTTCGTGCTGATCCCGCTCGGACTCGTCGTCTACTACAGCTTCCACGAGTGGAACGTGCTGTCGGGCACGATCCAGTTCGTCGGGGCCGACAACTACCGGCAGTTGCTCGCCGACCCGCAGATCGGGGAGGTACTCGGTGTCACCGCCGTGTTCTCGGTCGGGCTGGTGTGCCTGAACATCCCGCTCGCCCTGCTGCTCGCGGTGCTCCTCAACCGGAAGGGTCGCGGGATCGCGTTCTTCCGCACCGTGTTCTTCTCGCCCGTCGTGGTCTCGATCGTCGCCTGGACCATCGTCTGGGGTTTTCTGTTGCAGGACAACGGCGGCATCAACGGCTTCCTGCGCGTCTTCCACATCGAGGGCCCCAACTGGCTCCAGAGCGGGCCGACCGCCCTCGCCGCGGTCATCGTCGTGCAGGTGTTCAAGAACGTCGGGCTCAACATGATCCTCTTCCTCTCGGCGCTGCAGGGCGTTCCGGAGGAGCTGTACGAGGCCGGACGGGTCGACGGCGCGACGGCGGGGACGCTGTTCCGGCGGATCACGCTTCCGCTGATCTCGCCGACCATCCTGCTCACGGTCATCATCACCATCGTCGGCGCCCTGCAGGTCTTCGCCCAGATCGCGGTGCTCACCGCCGGCGGTCCCGGATTGTCGACGACCGTGCTCGTGTACTACCTGTTCCAGCAGGCCTTCGACTTCCACCACTTCGGCTACGGGTCGACCCTGGCGATTCTGCTCTTCGTCATCGTGCTCGTCCTCACCGTCGTCCAATGGCAACTGCGCAAGAGATGGGTCTTCTATGAGAACTGA